The following are encoded together in the Drosophila biarmipes strain raj3 chromosome 3L, RU_DBia_V1.1, whole genome shotgun sequence genome:
- the LOC108028627 gene encoding nedd8-activating enzyme E1 regulatory subunit, translated as MSSPAPKSPELSDKSKKYDRQIRLWGEHGQTLLEGATICLVNVTAVGSETLKGVVLPGIGGFTVADGSTVKEEDLGNNFFLDSSYLGKSKALACMQLLQELNPDVNGDYVDESADYILANRPNFFDSFDLVIASNLNEQTLLLLSERLWEVNVPFIYCRSLGMLGTIRLQIHEHCIVEAHPDNRQFDLRLEHPFDALREHLEGTEVTSKVPWLLVLHKYLNVWQKQQADGAKTPRNYKEKNQLREVIREEMKADEENYEEAIKAVNTAFGAGQVPKSLKAIFEDDACEQLNKKSSAFWIMAKALKHFVIHENGGHLPLPGVLPDMTANTDSYIALQHVYRQQALQDADQVYHKCQDYLKQLALPADSIDERSVRLICREAAGLAVLRGTRIAEEYEKSSRLLQLVEDNELQGNLTAYNFALRAYERFLSECGNIPGECIVEQDIGRLKSIAAKMLGDLGMHATISDDVLHEICRYGGAELHAVSAFIGGCAAQEVIKIITKQYKPIDNTFVYNAITTESVTLKL; from the exons ATGTCTTCGCCAGCGCCCAAATCGCCGGAACTTTCGGATAAAAGCAAGAAATATGATAGGCAAATCAG GCTGTGGGGCGAGCATGGACAGACGCTATTGGAGGGGGCCACAATCTGCTTGGTGAACGTTACGGCCGTGGGCAGTGAAACGCTGAAAGGAGTGGTCCTGCCTGGGATCGGAGGCTTCACCGTGGCCGATGGCAGCACCGTAAAGGAGGAGGATCTGGGCAACAA TTTCTTTCTGGACTCCAGCTATCTGGGCAAATCCAAAGCTTTGGCCTGCATGCAGCTGCTTCAGGAGCTTAATCCAGATGTAAACGGCGATTATGTGGACGAGAGTGCCGACTACATATTGGCTAACAGGCCCAACTTCTTCGACAGCTTCGACTTGGTCATCGCCTCCAATCTGAACGAGCAGACTTTGCTCCTCTTGTCCGAGCGTTTGTGGGAGGTTAATGTGCCATTCATATACTGCCGTTCCCTGGGGATGCTGGGCACTATTCGTCTGCAAATACATGAGCACTGCATCGTAGAGGCGCATCCGGATAACAGGCAGTTCGATCTGCGCCTGGAACATCCGTTTGATGCTCTGCGGGAGCACCTCGAAGGCACCGAAGTGACCAGCAAGGTGCCCTGGCTTCTGGTGCTCCACAAATACCTGAATGTCTGGCAGAAACAGCAGGCGGACGGGGCCAAAACCCCACGAAATTACAAAGAGAAAAACCAGTTGAGGGAGGTAATCAGAGAGGAGATGAAGGCGGACGAGGAAAACTACGAAGAGGCCATCAAAGCGGTCAATACGGCATTTGGAGCGGGACAGGTTCCCAAGAGCCTCAAAGCTATTTTCGAGGATGATGCCTGTGAACAGCTTAACAAGAAG AGTAGCGCCTTCTGGATCATGGCCAAGGCCCTAAAGCACTTCGTGATACACGAGAACGGGGGCCATCTGCCGCTGCCTGGCGTTCTTCCCGACATGACGGCCAACACGGACTCGTACATCGCCCTGCAGCACGTTTACCGGCAACAGGCGCTGCAGGATGCCGACCAGGTGTACCACAAGTGCCAGGACTACCTCAAGCAGCTGGCCCTGCCTGCCGACAGCATTGATGAGCGAAGTGTTCGTCTGATTTGCCGGGAGGCGGCCGGATTGGCGGTCCTAAGGGGCACTCGCATTGCGGAGGAATACGAGAAGAGTAGTCGCCTGCTGCAACTAG TTGAGGACAATGAGCTGCAGGGCAACCTAACCGCCTACAATTTCGCGCTTCGTGCCTACGAGCGTTTCCTCAGTGAGTGCGGCAACATTCCCGGCGAGTGCATCGTGGAACAGGACATTGGACGCTTGAAAAGCATTGCCGCCAAGATGCTGGGCGATTTGGGCATGCATGCCACCATCAGCGACGATGTGCTGCACGAGATTTGTCGATACGGCGGAGCCGAGTTGCATGCGGTCTCTGCCTTCATAG GTGGCTGTGCTGCCCAGGAGGTGATCAAGATCATTACCAAACAATACAAGCCCATCGATAATACCTTTGTATACAATGCTATAACCACTGAAAGTGTCACGTTGAAGCTATAA
- the LOC108028629 gene encoding uncharacterized protein LOC108028629: MDEVFSLHMEKLDVYDVLLLAGILSVIILICI, from the exons ATGGACGAGGTCTTCAGCCTGCACATGGAAAAGCTGGACGTCTACGACG TCCTCCTCCTGGCCGGCATCCTCTCCGTGATAATTCTGATCTGTATTTAG
- the LOC108028628 gene encoding CCAAT/enhancer-binding protein homolog 2, which produces MPARRRTANAASTSKNSDSPLSPRSDDPAYQEKRKKNNEAVQRTREKTKKSAEERKKRIDELRKQNDALKVQIEQGEKHISTLRDLIIQGEKTEDGHRIIQEILAGPDPDDND; this is translated from the exons ATGCCGGCCAGGAGGAGGACTGCAAATGCGGCGTCGACCAGCAAGAACAGCGATTCCCCGTTGAGTCCACGGTCAGACGACCCAGCGTACCAAGaaaagagaaagaaaaacaacGAG GCTGTACAGCGCACACGCGAGAAGACCAAGAAATCGGCCGAGGAACGGAAGAAACGCATCGACGAGCTGAGAAAGCAAAACGACGCCCTAAAAGTCCAGATAGAGCAGGGCGAAAAACACATTTCCACTCTGCGGGATCTGATCATTCAGGGCGAGAAAACGGAGGACGGCCACCGCATCATCCAGGAGATTCTCGCCGGTCCGGATCCAGATGACAATGACTAA
- the LOC108028824 gene encoding uncharacterized protein LOC108028824 translates to MELKHRRCCFRRSASSCLVTPMGTRSSRISSSESQSAGVTKPDLEPITSPTSSNTPEKPKRSKGLFSFLFGKRVGKSKKEDDFKSNHSSFEEQDVRKLIRLYCKHDNLYNPMNLYFGNQDIDEDCYNDMMRSFPGKSSSQLRSCIEELRMLFEREYTIIERARRKYGEVLTPSIRYYNEFLFLVPHIRDDFDKDIPLRGTSLLSARIRPSTDLKNQMATTDMLCQKLTNFPGFPLATFPGNVILKRLKKTNRQEDTREAQEVDQNESQITEQESLEKEKPSEHEYEVKENRSEQKEEVKEKTSEQESQGQDQEDQQQKVTFSPSSEQKSLNYSGEGSSQNKTTSHMSTQSSYYVNEQSLKTTDLTCSCRSETLSDSPQKPVACPWRQANTPCVPQCRGAVSSSTQKYIACPWQAQTPPPSSETKVDSKESCPKTGASDATKASVQSGNNQQVQMLCDMIRTELSNAPDFIYFDAKWRIIEILREVHKRQLVHQKAIPQQSPQRPMPPQKRVPGEPKKQKFKSDRNPQEKGPPRICDHLNTMEVDELISSSKLLKHWPIFLLCLGLIWVLKKGLYKRNRGPRGYTLKEPVEEVDDWEDEDELQPALEEKPHVAFVPGEDLNPNGAERFYKLIQGRRSIRSFRRHPKPDIRDIEDCIRAAGTAPSGAHTEPWTYCVVENAELKQAVREIVEQEEFINYTQRMHLQWVTDLRPLKTNHVKEYLTDAPYLILIFKQTYGLSQAGKRKRHYYNEISTSISAGILLCALQAAGISSLVTTPLNCGPALRSLLKRPVNEKLLILLPVGYPIGDCTVPDLERKNLSDFMVRY, encoded by the exons ATGGAACTAAAACACAGGCGCTGTTGCTTCAGGCGTTCCGCTTCGAGTTGCTTAGTGACGCCAATGGGTACCCGCTCCTCCAGGATCAGCTCCAGCGAAAGCCAGTCGGCAGGAGTCACTAAACCGGATCTGGAACCCATAACCTCCCCTACAAGCTCCAATACCCCGGAGAAACCGAAAAGGTCCAAGGGGTTATTTTCCTTTCTGTTTGGAAAACGAGTCGGTAAGTCCAAGAAGGAGGACGATTTTAAGAGCAACCACTCTTCTTTCGAGGAGCAAGATGTCCGGAAGCTAATTCGCCTCTACTGCAAACATGACAACCTGTACAACCCTATGAACCTCTACTTTGGTAACCAGGACATCGACGAGGACTGCTATAATGATATGATGCGCTCTTTTCCGGGGAAAAGCAGCTCGCAACTGAGATCCTGTATTGAAGAGCTAAGGATGCTGTTCGAGCGGGAATATACCATTATTGAGAGAGCCCGGAGGAAGTACGGAGAGGTACTGACGCCTTCTATTCGATACTACAACGAGTTTCTTTTTCTGGTGCCCCATATCCGCGACGATTTTGATAAAGACATTCCCCTCAGAGGAACCAGCTTGCTGTCCGCCAGAATACGTCCTTCCACGGATCTAAAAAACCAGATGGCCACCACGGATATGTTGTGCCAAAAACTTACTAATTTCCCAGGTTTTCCTCTAGCTACGTTTCCCGGAAACGTTATACTAAAGAGGCTTAAGAAAACTAACAGGCAAGAGGATACCCGGGAGGCCCAGGAGGTGGATCAGAATGAATCGCAGATCACCGAGCAGGAGAGTCTGGAGAAGGAAAAACCCAGTGAGCATGAATATGAGGTGAAGGAAAACCGCAGTGAGCAGAAAGAAGAGGTGAAGGAAAAAACCAGTGAGCAGGAAAGTCAAGGGCAGGACCAGGAGGATCAGCAGCAGAAGGTCACGTTTTCGCCTTCATCAGAGCAGAAATCCTTAAATTACAGTGGGGAAGGATCCAGTCAAAATAAAACCACCTCCCACATGTCCACCCAATCTTCGTACTACGTCAACGAGCAGAGTCTGAAAACCACCGACTTGACCTGCTCCTGTCGATCGGAAACATTATCGGATTCCCCTCAAAAACCAGTTGCCTGCCCCTGGCGACAGGCAAACACGCCTTGTGTGCCCCAATGTCGAGGAGCAGTTTCAAGTTCCACCCAGAAGTACATTGCTTGCCCCTGGCAAGCGCAAACTCCACCTCCCTCCTCCGAAACTAAAGTAGATTCCAAGGAATCCTGCCCGAAGACGGGTGCCTCGGACGCAACTAAGGCCTCTGTTCAGTCAGGGAATAATCAGCAAGTGCAGATGCTTTGCGATATGATACGAACCGAACTGAGCAATGCTCctgattttatatatttcgaTGCCAAGTGGCGGATCATAGAGATCTTGAGGGAGGTGCACAAGCGGCAGTTGGTCCACCAGAAAGCCATACCTCAGCAAAGTCCCCAAAGACCGATGCCGCCTCAAAAGCGAGTCCCTGGAGAGCCCAAAAAACAGAAGTTCAAATCGGATAGAAACCCGCAGGAAAAAGGACCTCCGAGGATTTGCGATCACCTCAA CACCATGGAAGTGGACGAACTGATCAGCAGTTCCAAGCTGCTCAAACATTGGCCAATTTTCCTCCTCTGTTTGGGGCTGATTTGGGTGCTTAAAAAGGGGCTTTATAAGAGGAATCGAGGCCCAAGAGGGTATACCTTAAAGGAGCCAGTCGAGGAGG TTGACGACTGGGAGGACGAGGATGAACTGCAGCCTGCTCTGGAGGAGAAGCCCCATGTGGCCTTTGTTCCCGGCGAGGATCTCAATCCCAATGGAGCAGAACGCTTCTATAAGCTGATCCAAGGACGTCGCAGCATTCGCTCCTTTAGAAGACACCCCAAGCCGGATATCCGCGATATAGAGGACTGCATCCGGGCAGCGGGAACAGCTCCCAGTGGAGCTCATACCGAACCTTGGACCTACTGCGTAGTGGAGAACGCGGAACTAAAGCAAGCCGTCAGGGAAATTGTGGAGCAGGAGGAGTTCATCAACTACACCCAGCGGATGCATCTTCAGTGGGTCACCGACCTTCGACCCCTGAAAACCAACCATGTCAAGGAGTATCTCACAGATGCCCCGTATCTCATACTGATTTTCAAGCAGACCTATGGACTATCGCAGGCCGGAAAGCGGAAGAGGCACTACTACAATGAGATATCCACTTCGATTTCGGCTGGGATCCTTCTGTGTGCCCTCCAGGCTGCAGGAATCTCTTCCCTGGTCACAACTCCCTTGAACTGCGGTCCTGCTCTGAGATCCCTCCTCAAGCGCCCCGTTAATGAAAAACTACTCATTTTACTGCCAGTTGGGTATCCAATAGGAGACTGCACAGTTCCGGATTTGGAGAGGAAGAACTTGTCGGACTTCATGGTTCGATATTAA